The following are encoded together in the Geobacter sulfurreducens PCA genome:
- a CDS encoding iron-sulfur cluster assembly scaffold protein, with protein MAEIYSAKVWDHVRNPRNVGSLEDANVVVQAGDPTCGDAVLYFLRIEEDIVRDIKFLIKGCGAAIATSSVATELVMGKGLDEVMGLSDQIIAQALDGLPEEKMHCSNMAASALHAAVEQYRATVAGETKPL; from the coding sequence ATGGCTGAGATTTATTCGGCGAAGGTATGGGATCACGTGCGCAACCCGCGCAATGTGGGGTCACTGGAGGATGCCAACGTGGTGGTACAGGCAGGCGACCCCACCTGTGGCGATGCGGTGCTCTACTTCCTCAGGATCGAAGAGGATATCGTGCGCGACATCAAATTTCTCATCAAGGGATGTGGTGCGGCCATCGCCACATCGTCAGTGGCAACGGAGCTTGTCATGGGCAAGGGGCTCGACGAGGTCATGGGGCTCTCCGATCAGATCATCGCCCAGGCCCTTGACGGGCTCCCCGAAGAGAAGATGCACTGCTCGAACATGGCGGCTTCGGCGCTCCACGCGGCGGTCGAGCAATACCGTGCAACAGTGGCGGGTGAGACGAAGCCCTTATGA
- a CDS encoding DUF134 domain-containing protein, with protein MSPRKKKQRNCICPLREKLGHVFKPAGTPLKEMEIIILDHDELEALFLCDKLGLNQEEAGTLMGVSRGTVQRLLAEGRKKVIEALVEQKALAVTGDVPEHGVSDDNAETGERKGTEHG; from the coding sequence ATGTCGCCACGCAAGAAAAAACAACGCAACTGCATCTGCCCCCTCCGGGAGAAGCTGGGACACGTCTTCAAGCCCGCGGGCACTCCGCTGAAGGAGATGGAGATCATCATCCTGGATCACGATGAGCTTGAGGCGCTGTTTCTCTGCGACAAGCTGGGGCTGAACCAGGAGGAAGCGGGAACGCTGATGGGGGTTTCCCGGGGAACGGTCCAGCGGCTACTGGCCGAGGGAAGGAAAAAGGTGATCGAAGCCCTTGTGGAGCAGAAAGCCCTGGCCGTGACCGGGGATGTGCCCGAACACGGCGTATCGGATGACAACGCCGAGACCGGGGAACGGAAAGGAACCGAACATGGCTGA
- a CDS encoding arsenic resistance protein, with product MWQLLSRLNKNLVLTIPAMMAAGFVFGLVTETGFLKELIIPFTFLMVYPMMVTLKLKKVLEGGDGKAQLFTQFINFAVVPFVAFGLGRLFFADRPYMALGLLLAALVPTSGMTISWTGFARGNLEAAVKMTVVGLILGSIATPFYVQALMGAHVEVDMTGIMKQIAVIVFLPMAVGYATQRYLIAKHGQKGFQEQWAPRFPCLSTLGVLGIVFIAIALKAQAIAARPQDLLAILLPLAILYGINYSLSTVVGRLFLPRGDAIALAYGTVMRNLSIALAVAMNAFGKAGSDAALVIALAYIIQVQSAAWYVKFTGTLFGEAPAPSCPAPRRN from the coding sequence ATGTGGCAACTGCTGAGCAGACTCAACAAGAACCTGGTGCTGACCATTCCCGCCATGATGGCCGCGGGCTTCGTCTTCGGTCTCGTGACTGAGACCGGCTTTCTCAAGGAGCTGATCATCCCCTTCACCTTTCTCATGGTCTACCCCATGATGGTGACCCTTAAGCTGAAGAAGGTACTGGAGGGAGGTGACGGCAAGGCCCAGCTGTTCACCCAGTTCATCAACTTCGCGGTGGTGCCCTTTGTCGCCTTCGGGCTGGGAAGGCTTTTCTTTGCTGACCGCCCCTACATGGCCCTGGGCCTGCTGCTTGCGGCCCTGGTCCCCACCAGCGGCATGACCATCTCCTGGACCGGCTTTGCCAGGGGGAACCTCGAAGCGGCAGTCAAGATGACCGTCGTGGGCCTCATCCTGGGCTCGATCGCAACCCCCTTCTACGTGCAAGCCCTCATGGGCGCCCATGTGGAGGTGGATATGACCGGCATCATGAAGCAAATCGCCGTCATCGTTTTCCTGCCCATGGCGGTCGGGTATGCGACCCAGCGCTATCTGATAGCGAAGCACGGCCAGAAAGGATTCCAGGAACAGTGGGCGCCCCGCTTCCCCTGCCTCTCCACCCTGGGCGTCCTGGGCATCGTTTTCATCGCCATAGCCCTCAAGGCACAGGCCATCGCGGCCCGCCCCCAGGATCTGCTGGCAATCCTGCTGCCCCTGGCCATTCTCTACGGCATCAACTATAGCCTCAGCACCGTTGTGGGCAGGCTTTTCCTTCCCCGGGGCGATGCTATCGCCCTGGCCTACGGCACGGTGATGCGCAACCTCTCCATTGCCCTGGCCGTGGCCATGAACGCCTTCGGCAAGGCCGGTTCCGACGCGGCGCTGGTCATTGCCCTGGCCTACATCATCCAGGTGCAGTCAGCCGCCTGGTACGTAAAATTTACCGGCACGCTCTTCGGTGAGGCACCAGCGCCGTCCTGTCCCGCACCGAGGCGGAACTGA
- a CDS encoding DUF302 domain-containing protein, with translation MNWAELYQATTDKPLGEFVAALAKAGSRRGFVIHNEEKMEMAHTFGAHGVMVGEGFDLHMIQVCKPKKAAASLQKNPERAALMPKFITTFTRDGRTEVRMLRYRRPMIEALVDDTEFASSLDESFDAIVAMIEEAR, from the coding sequence ATGAACTGGGCGGAACTGTATCAGGCTACAACGGACAAACCCCTCGGCGAGTTCGTCGCGGCGCTGGCCAAGGCCGGCAGCCGGCGAGGGTTCGTCATTCACAATGAGGAAAAGATGGAAATGGCGCATACCTTCGGTGCCCATGGCGTAATGGTTGGCGAAGGGTTCGATCTCCATATGATCCAGGTCTGCAAGCCGAAAAAGGCGGCCGCAAGCCTTCAGAAAAACCCGGAACGGGCCGCTCTCATGCCGAAATTCATCACCACGTTCACCCGCGACGGCAGGACTGAGGTCCGGATGCTCCGCTACCGCAGGCCCATGATCGAGGCCCTGGTGGACGACACCGAGTTCGCCTCATCCCTGGATGAGAGCTTCGATGCCATCGTGGCCATGATCGAGGAGGCGCGCTGA
- a CDS encoding NifB/NifX family molybdenum-iron cluster-binding protein produces the protein MKLCFPVTSDDGLDSKVYEHFGSAQRFIVVDTETGATVSIDNTDKHHSHGSCNPLKALAGAPLDAVVVGGIGAGALIMLNRAQVKVFSSQAPTVGENVALFRSGAFQEIVPPTCGGHGHGHGCAH, from the coding sequence ATGAAACTCTGCTTTCCCGTGACATCGGACGATGGACTCGACAGCAAGGTGTATGAGCACTTTGGATCCGCACAGCGCTTTATCGTAGTGGACACTGAGACCGGGGCAACGGTCTCCATTGACAACACCGACAAACACCACAGCCACGGATCGTGCAACCCGCTGAAGGCCTTGGCAGGAGCGCCGCTCGACGCGGTCGTGGTCGGAGGGATCGGCGCCGGTGCACTCATCATGCTCAACCGCGCGCAGGTCAAAGTGTTCAGCTCACAGGCGCCCACGGTGGGGGAAAACGTTGCCTTGTTCAGAAGCGGCGCCTTCCAGGAAATCGTGCCACCCACCTGCGGGGGTCACGGCCATGGCCACGGCTGCGCTCACTGA
- a CDS encoding PAS domain-containing hybrid sensor histidine kinase/response regulator, whose protein sequence is MTQDIILRQAHIEAFEDLPVQVAVCDTEYGIVWANKAYREAVELSLRALVGRKCYSVRGMGVPCRNCPAAIAVEAGTPSDAELIQPRPEHCPGPPGTWLTTASPLRDDNGAVVGVVVLTFNGVQTGASDERLRLFTEHAPAALAMFDREMRYLAVSRRWREDYGLGDGDILGMSHYDIFPEIGEEWKSVHRRGLAGEVIRVEEDCFVRADGRTQWLRWEVRPWYEGEGRVGGVVIFTEDITRAKVSERELRLARFCMDESAIAIFSVAENGRIIDANRRACEGLGYSRDELCSLTVFDIDPTFSDDSWLRHRANIRERGSGTIETLHRRKDGSVFPVEITVTYLDFEGERFSFSFAHDITERKQAEAAVRESEEKFRNIFQDHAAAKLIIDPESGAIVDANNAAALFYGWSVAELCGMKISKINTLPFSQVKEEMDKARNSGNTRFEFQHRKADGSIVDVEVYSSKVRIGGKEYLHSIIHDITEKRKLGDQLRQAQKMESIGTFAGGVAHDFNNILTVITGCGSMLRLKLEQHPQFLPLLDQILKSSEKAATLTRSLLAFSRKQVIVPKQHDLAEIVADMEKFLQRIIGEDIDLKFSLPSYGLPVSVDQGQIEQVIVNLAANARDAMTEGGMLAIGADMVRLDTISASLHGCRPGDYALLTVTDSGIGMDDATKEKIFDPFFTTKPVGKGTGLGLAMVYGIIKQHDGVITVYTEVGRGTTFRIYLPLAAGAREHADATPVFPGGNETIMLVEDDESVRTTTADILTMFGYRVVTAGDGAEAIERYRATGEDIALVILDVIMPRMNGRQVHDELLKINPAVKVVYTSGYTADLIENKGVLDAGIQFVPKPLLPQDILTAIRRVLDGREVLPSLHHEHEPAEVEPQS, encoded by the coding sequence ATGACGCAAGATATCATTCTGAGACAGGCCCATATCGAGGCGTTTGAAGACCTTCCGGTGCAGGTCGCCGTGTGCGATACCGAGTACGGGATCGTCTGGGCGAACAAGGCGTACCGGGAGGCCGTGGAGCTTTCCTTACGGGCACTCGTGGGCAGGAAGTGCTATTCCGTACGGGGGATGGGCGTTCCGTGCCGCAACTGCCCGGCGGCTATCGCCGTGGAGGCCGGCACGCCTTCTGACGCGGAGTTGATCCAGCCCCGTCCGGAACACTGCCCGGGACCGCCGGGGACGTGGCTGACAACGGCTTCGCCGCTACGGGATGACAACGGTGCCGTTGTCGGCGTAGTGGTGCTGACGTTTAATGGAGTGCAGACCGGGGCTTCAGACGAGCGGCTGCGTCTGTTCACGGAGCATGCGCCTGCCGCCCTTGCCATGTTCGACCGGGAGATGCGGTATCTTGCCGTGAGCCGGCGCTGGCGCGAAGACTACGGTCTTGGAGACGGCGATATTCTCGGCATGTCTCACTATGATATCTTCCCGGAAATCGGAGAAGAGTGGAAGTCCGTGCATCGCCGCGGCCTCGCGGGGGAAGTTATCCGCGTCGAAGAGGATTGCTTCGTGCGGGCTGACGGCCGAACTCAGTGGCTGCGATGGGAAGTGCGTCCCTGGTACGAGGGGGAAGGCCGAGTGGGGGGCGTCGTCATTTTTACCGAAGACATCACCAGAGCCAAGGTGTCCGAACGCGAATTGCGTCTGGCGCGGTTCTGCATGGACGAATCGGCCATTGCCATCTTTTCGGTGGCCGAGAATGGCCGCATTATCGATGCGAACCGTCGAGCCTGCGAGGGGCTCGGCTATTCACGGGACGAGCTCTGCTCCCTGACGGTCTTCGATATTGACCCGACGTTCAGCGATGATAGTTGGCTCAGGCACCGGGCGAACATCCGCGAGCGCGGCTCCGGTACCATAGAAACCCTCCACCGGCGCAAGGACGGTAGCGTTTTCCCGGTCGAGATCACTGTCACCTATCTCGATTTCGAAGGAGAACGGTTCTCTTTCTCCTTTGCCCATGACATCACCGAGCGTAAGCAGGCCGAGGCTGCCGTGCGGGAGAGCGAGGAAAAATTCCGGAACATTTTCCAGGATCATGCCGCGGCAAAGCTGATCATTGACCCAGAAAGCGGCGCCATCGTCGATGCCAACAATGCTGCAGCGCTCTTTTACGGCTGGTCTGTGGCCGAACTGTGCGGCATGAAGATTTCCAAAATCAACACCCTTCCTTTCTCGCAGGTGAAAGAAGAGATGGACAAAGCCCGGAATTCCGGGAATACGCGGTTCGAATTCCAGCATCGAAAGGCTGACGGCAGCATTGTCGATGTCGAGGTCTACAGCAGCAAAGTCCGCATCGGAGGCAAGGAGTACCTGCATTCGATCATTCACGACATCACCGAAAAACGCAAGCTGGGAGACCAGCTCCGGCAGGCCCAGAAGATGGAGTCAATCGGTACCTTCGCGGGAGGTGTCGCTCACGATTTCAACAACATCCTTACGGTTATCACGGGGTGCGGTTCAATGCTGCGACTGAAGCTTGAGCAGCACCCCCAGTTCCTGCCCCTGCTCGATCAGATCCTCAAATCATCTGAAAAAGCGGCAACCTTGACGCGAAGCCTCCTGGCATTCAGCCGCAAACAGGTCATCGTACCGAAACAGCATGATTTGGCGGAAATTGTTGCGGATATGGAGAAATTCCTCCAACGGATCATCGGAGAAGATATCGATTTGAAATTCTCCCTGCCGAGCTACGGATTGCCGGTTTCCGTGGACCAGGGCCAGATTGAGCAGGTCATCGTCAATCTGGCGGCCAACGCTCGCGATGCCATGACGGAAGGTGGGATGCTGGCCATAGGCGCGGACATGGTGCGGCTCGACACGATTTCAGCGTCCCTCCACGGCTGCCGTCCGGGAGACTATGCCCTGCTTACCGTTACCGACAGTGGGATCGGCATGGATGACGCAACAAAGGAGAAAATTTTCGATCCCTTCTTCACAACCAAGCCGGTCGGCAAGGGGACGGGCCTCGGTCTGGCCATGGTTTACGGCATCATCAAGCAGCACGATGGGGTGATTACGGTTTATACCGAGGTGGGAAGGGGTACCACATTCCGGATTTATCTTCCCCTGGCAGCCGGTGCGCGGGAGCATGCCGATGCGACGCCGGTTTTCCCGGGGGGAAACGAAACCATTATGCTCGTGGAGGATGATGAATCCGTGCGAACCACCACGGCGGATATTCTGACAATGTTCGGCTACCGTGTTGTGACCGCGGGGGACGGGGCAGAGGCCATCGAACGGTATCGTGCGACCGGAGAGGATATAGCCTTGGTGATTCTTGACGTCATCATGCCGCGGATGAATGGCCGCCAGGTCCATGACGAGCTCCTAAAGATCAACCCGGCTGTGAAGGTCGTCTATACGAGCGGCTACACTGCCGATCTGATCGAGAACAAAGGAGTTCTCGACGCCGGTATCCAATTCGTTCCCAAACCGCTCCTCCCCCAGGACATTCTCACGGCAATCCGTCGGGTGCTGGATGGCCGTGAGGTGCTGCCAAGCCTGCATCATGAGCATGAGCCGGCCGAGGTAGAACCTCAGTCGTAG
- a CDS encoding response regulator has protein sequence MQNDQCRGRVLVMDDDEDIRMIAGFYLERCGFSADFAEDGKQAVELYGTALSQGRRYAAVIMDLSVPGRMGGLEAIARITEVDPNLIAFISSGSTEFLDQVEMERLSIRGILPKPFRENDISQLIEAIGTP, from the coding sequence ATGCAAAACGACCAGTGTCGCGGCAGGGTCCTGGTGATGGACGATGACGAAGATATCAGGATGATCGCGGGCTTTTACCTTGAACGGTGTGGGTTTTCCGCCGACTTTGCCGAAGACGGCAAACAGGCCGTGGAACTGTACGGCACCGCCCTTTCGCAGGGCAGGCGTTATGCGGCGGTGATCATGGATTTATCCGTCCCCGGCCGAATGGGGGGGCTTGAAGCCATTGCCCGGATCACGGAAGTCGATCCGAATCTGATAGCCTTCATATCGAGCGGCAGCACGGAATTCCTCGATCAGGTGGAGATGGAACGTCTCAGCATTCGGGGAATACTGCCGAAACCGTTCAGGGAAAATGACATCTCACAGCTGATCGAGGCCATCGGGACACCATGA
- a CDS encoding 4Fe-4S binding protein yields MPVTTHLIYFSPTSTTKMIVEQIAEGIGDTSVAHHDLTRLKGGLDLRLDDGLAVIGVPVYAGRVPEICLERLGGLSASGVPAVLVVLYGNRAFEDALIELRDVAVAKGFTAIAAGAFIGEHSYSTTTQPIAAHRPDPADLAKAREFGWLIARRLRAGIGLAMPVIPGDVPYRERPPLGGVAPETDPGLCTLCGTCAALCPTFVIKVDDRVLTSAEGCLKCCACTKGCPAGARTLHHPTVETRCEMLVNQCSERKEPALFL; encoded by the coding sequence ATGCCGGTCACGACTCACCTGATTTATTTCTCCCCCACCAGCACCACGAAAATGATCGTCGAACAGATTGCCGAGGGCATTGGCGACACGAGTGTTGCACACCATGACCTAACCCGGTTGAAAGGTGGGCTCGATCTGCGGCTTGATGACGGTCTTGCCGTTATCGGTGTCCCGGTTTACGCGGGGCGGGTGCCGGAAATCTGTCTGGAGCGACTGGGTGGTTTGTCGGCGTCCGGCGTTCCCGCCGTGCTGGTTGTCCTGTACGGCAACCGCGCGTTCGAGGATGCGCTGATCGAATTGCGGGATGTCGCTGTTGCCAAAGGATTTACGGCGATCGCTGCCGGCGCGTTTATCGGTGAACATTCGTATTCGACGACTACCCAACCGATTGCCGCCCATCGCCCGGACCCGGCCGACCTGGCAAAGGCGCGGGAGTTCGGATGGCTCATCGCCCGCCGACTGCGTGCCGGCATCGGTCTGGCAATGCCGGTGATTCCCGGCGACGTGCCCTACAGGGAGCGGCCGCCGCTGGGCGGTGTCGCGCCGGAAACCGATCCCGGGCTCTGCACCCTGTGCGGTACCTGCGCCGCCCTGTGTCCTACCTTTGTCATCAAGGTGGATGACAGGGTCCTGACGAGCGCGGAAGGGTGTCTGAAGTGCTGTGCTTGCACAAAAGGCTGTCCCGCAGGGGCCAGGACGCTGCATCACCCCACGGTTGAAACACGGTGCGAGATGCTGGTCAACCAGTGCAGCGAGCGGAAAGAGCCGGCATTGTTCCTGTAG
- a CDS encoding response regulator, whose protein sequence is MKHNKLLMGSRHLAAPARARVLVVDDDRDILIFVRLVLENEGIDVICAENGSQALELLANNTCAVMITDQNMPLMNGFELAHRARRLKPELTVFMGTGHIYPGIQAQAQSAGIRQVFGKPFNFPHLFAALHEVLNADSIGK, encoded by the coding sequence ATGAAACACAATAAACTGCTGATGGGCAGCCGCCATCTTGCGGCGCCTGCGAGGGCTCGCGTACTTGTTGTGGACGATGATCGCGATATTCTCATTTTCGTGAGGCTCGTTCTCGAAAACGAGGGCATCGACGTTATCTGCGCGGAGAATGGCTCCCAAGCACTGGAACTGCTCGCGAACAATACGTGCGCCGTCATGATCACCGACCAGAACATGCCGCTCATGAACGGTTTCGAGCTGGCACACCGGGCCCGTCGTCTCAAGCCGGAACTAACGGTTTTCATGGGCACGGGCCACATCTACCCCGGCATCCAGGCCCAGGCGCAATCGGCCGGCATCCGACAGGTCTTCGGTAAGCCGTTCAACTTCCCGCATCTCTTTGCCGCACTTCATGAAGTATTGAACGCAGACTCAATCGGCAAGTGA